Proteins from a genomic interval of Paenibacillus sp. FSL H8-0048:
- a CDS encoding ThuA domain-containing protein — MAKKALIVKGGWDGHEPNEVAAIFADILTNEGFEVEVSDTLDSFNNAEALKALNLIVPVWTMGEIKGEQCSAVLAAVASGVGIAGCHGGMCDSFRTNTEWQFLTGSQWVAHPFNDGVDYEVNIVKSGSSPIVEGMQDFMVKSEQYYLHVDPAVNVLATTTFVMSEGEHSANGVITMPVVYTKKWGQGKVFYNALGHHADVFDIPEAKELMRRGFLWAAK, encoded by the coding sequence ATGGCAAAGAAGGCATTGATTGTAAAAGGTGGATGGGACGGGCATGAACCGAATGAGGTAGCGGCAATTTTTGCAGATATCCTTACGAACGAAGGCTTCGAGGTTGAAGTCTCTGATACGCTGGACAGCTTCAATAATGCGGAGGCGCTGAAGGCGCTGAACCTGATTGTACCGGTGTGGACCATGGGCGAAATCAAGGGGGAGCAGTGCTCGGCAGTTCTGGCGGCTGTGGCTTCCGGCGTAGGTATCGCAGGCTGTCACGGCGGGATGTGCGACTCCTTCCGTACTAATACGGAATGGCAATTTTTGACCGGATCGCAATGGGTGGCACATCCCTTCAATGATGGGGTGGATTATGAAGTGAATATCGTGAAATCCGGCTCCAGCCCGATTGTGGAAGGTATGCAGGACTTCATGGTGAAGTCGGAGCAGTATTATCTGCATGTGGATCCGGCGGTGAATGTACTGGCTACCACCACTTTTGTGATGAGTGAAGGGGAGCATTCGGCCAATGGTGTGATCACGATGCCGGTGGTCTATACGAAGAAATGGGGCCAGGGCAAGGTATTCTATAACGCGCTTGGACATCATGCGGATGTGTTCGATATTCCGGAGGCCAAGGAACTGATGCGCCGGGGCTTCTTGTGGGCAGCCAAATAA
- a CDS encoding ROK family protein — protein MAQPSHNTQLIKRINVELVKNALRTSGTGTKASVAGQTRLSVATCGTILNELVQTGEILELDWEESSGGRPARKYQFNADYSSIICMIVRAEGGRQSITCALANLNGEIIEETVKECDEITPDTLGDWLDEIIAAHPNVQAIGIGIPGVIQQDRIGICDVPALAEQPLGLFLKERYEEVAIIIENDMNLTVYGLYQKLLLDEESHFAVLTFPKNHYPGAGFMVNGRLLNGNSFFSGEVSYLPYGIPREEQLRLLQGAGDPRKLAVHALVSIISIINPATIVITGDNILPEMLEDLRSGCLDIIPPEHMPELMIQRDTRQEYMSGLITTTTESLNYRFHLVERK, from the coding sequence ATGGCCCAGCCGTCTCATAATACACAACTGATCAAGAGAATAAATGTAGAGCTAGTGAAAAATGCGCTGCGCACCTCCGGCACCGGCACCAAAGCTTCGGTCGCAGGTCAGACACGGCTAAGTGTGGCTACCTGCGGCACCATCCTGAATGAATTGGTCCAGACGGGTGAAATTCTGGAACTGGATTGGGAGGAATCCAGCGGCGGCAGACCGGCAAGGAAATATCAGTTCAATGCAGATTACTCTTCTATCATCTGTATGATTGTGCGTGCGGAGGGCGGCCGGCAATCCATTACCTGTGCGCTTGCCAATCTGAACGGTGAAATCATAGAGGAAACTGTTAAGGAATGTGACGAGATTACTCCAGATACCCTTGGGGACTGGCTGGATGAGATTATTGCGGCCCATCCGAATGTGCAGGCCATCGGCATCGGCATTCCGGGGGTAATCCAGCAGGACCGCATAGGGATTTGCGATGTCCCTGCGCTTGCAGAGCAGCCGCTCGGACTTTTCCTGAAGGAACGCTATGAAGAGGTAGCGATCATCATTGAGAATGATATGAATCTGACGGTGTACGGCTTGTATCAGAAGCTTCTCCTGGACGAAGAGAGTCATTTTGCCGTGCTGACCTTCCCCAAGAATCATTACCCGGGGGCCGGCTTCATGGTGAACGGACGTTTGCTTAACGGCAACAGCTTTTTTAGCGGCGAGGTCTCTTACCTGCCTTACGGTATCCCCCGAGAAGAACAGCTCCGGCTGCTCCAGGGTGCAGGCGATCCCCGCAAGCTGGCCGTACATGCACTGGTGTCGATCATCAGCATCATCAACCCGGCCACCATTGTTATCACAGGCGATAATATCTTGCCGGAGATGCTGGAGGATCTGCGCAGCGGATGCCTGGACATTATTCCGCCCGAACATATGCCTGAGCTTATGATTCAGCGGGATACCCGGCAGGAGTACATGAGCGGACTGATTACCACAACCACGGAAAGCCTGAATTACCGGTTCCACCTGGTTGAACGAAAGTAA
- a CDS encoding AraC family transcriptional regulator has product MRTGVTMRAFHENRTYGYAFPFTAFVSRNINFLAHWHNDLEIVYCLEGSIRMGINSETRVLTAGDLAVCSSGDIHYYDSKNSESKLLMIIFNPSLIGYPAGWPLNKRLMSPFLDQGKSPSEQGNPRLPAIMQELLEEYLEKPPHHEQLVTGLLHELCALILRQMPLDIVNPHKDKRRITNMKIMQEVLEYLDVHYMHPITLADAARHANMSLFYFSRFFKSITGMSYVAYLNSIRVNQAERLLLGTDKSILDIALECGFTNIRTFNRVFKQVKLRTPGELR; this is encoded by the coding sequence ATGAGAACAGGAGTAACCATGAGAGCGTTTCACGAGAACCGGACGTACGGCTATGCGTTTCCCTTCACGGCCTTTGTTAGCCGGAACATTAATTTCCTGGCCCACTGGCACAATGATCTGGAGATTGTCTATTGTCTGGAGGGTTCGATAAGAATGGGGATCAACTCCGAGACACGGGTGCTGACCGCCGGGGATCTGGCCGTATGCAGCAGCGGAGATATCCATTATTATGACAGCAAGAACAGCGAGTCCAAGCTGCTGATGATTATTTTCAATCCTTCCCTGATCGGATATCCGGCAGGCTGGCCCCTGAATAAGCGGCTGATGTCTCCTTTTCTGGACCAGGGCAAGTCTCCTTCTGAACAAGGTAACCCCCGTCTGCCTGCAATTATGCAGGAGCTGCTGGAGGAGTATCTGGAGAAGCCCCCGCATCATGAACAGCTGGTGACCGGTCTGCTGCATGAGCTGTGTGCGCTGATTCTGCGGCAGATGCCGCTGGATATCGTGAATCCGCATAAGGATAAGCGGCGCATTACGAATATGAAGATTATGCAAGAGGTGCTGGAATACCTGGATGTCCATTACATGCACCCTATCACCCTGGCCGATGCCGCCCGGCATGCCAATATGAGCCTGTTTTACTTCTCCCGCTTCTTCAAAAGCATCACAGGCATGAGCTACGTGGCGTACCTGAACAGCATCCGCGTCAACCAGGCAGAACGGCTGCTGCTGGGTACCGACAAAAGCATTCTGGATATCGCGCTGGAATGCGGCTTCACCAATATCCGCACCTTCAACCGGGTGTTCAAGCAGGTCAAGCTGAGGACACCGGGCGAGCTGCGTTAG